Part of the Zingiber officinale cultivar Zhangliang chromosome 6A, Zo_v1.1, whole genome shotgun sequence genome, tcgagctcagctcgataagTTAAACAAACGAACTCGAACAATTTTTTTATCGAATCAAGCTCAGAATAGTTCGTTAGATTTATTTATATCCCTAATAATTTGGATAGATTTGGATCGAATTaagaatattcttttaaaaaaaatataatttgaaaatctTAAATTTGAACCGAGCTCAGATAACTGATCAActtgaataaatttattttttattattattatttttctataattgttatttttatctaaatattttattaatgttATACAAACATTCTGTTATGCATGTGCATAAAACataatagttttaaaaataaaatttaatttaactttaaaaaattataaattcagaTCAGTTCCAACCTGCCCAAATGGTGTAGAAAGGTCAATTGAAGGGATGGTTTCCATGCATTGAGGATTTGCTTCTCGTGCAGGGTAATACTATACTTGCACTCCAACTACTAAAACATTAAGGGGTGTTTAATTTATGAGTTTGGAGGTGTTTGATTTATGAATTTAAGAATGAGTAAAtgaaatgataataaaaaataatgtttggattgttagtttggaaatgatattttgggaatgattactagatttatgaaaATCAATCAAATTCATAAGTTTAAATTGTGaattatttttattcctattctcattccatcCTACTATTAAACTTATACCCATAATTATTATCatcatttaatcaaacatctcCTTAATCAATTATGCGAGCCATTTACGTTTTCGAATTTATCTGAATAGGAAGAAGACCTCGTAATATTAAATAATAActctaaagaaaaaaaattattattttaaatatttttttaatattatttttgaatttttttatatattaaaatttgtatatactttgacattttttaaatttgttataAGGTGAACGATGTgaaaaaaatgtaatgtaacgTAAAAAATGAagtatttcttttaattttaagattaaaatttttgtttatattttgttttccGATGACTTGATATTTAAACCCTAAAATTTCCATAGTCACTATTTTTCTTCCATCTAATCGTGACCTTTTTGTCAGTACTGTTATCGTCCGTCGTCGCCGGCGATGTTATAAAGTCTTCCGGCGATCACCACGAAGCAATAATTTCTCCTCGATTTCGTCTCCTAAatcttcctcctctcggttcgaTCGCCCCAATGGCAGGCCTCGACGCGGTCCATCGGAACCAGGCCTTCTCCTCTCGCCTCCTCCTTTTCCTCACGACGCTCTCCATGACGCTCGCGGCCTTGGCTTTCGTCCTCCAGTGGCGCGGCGGCGTCGACGACCCCGCGTCGCGATGGCTCGCAGCCGACGCCCACGGGTTCCCGGGGATGGACAACAGCCCTCTAAGCTCGTTGGACTCGTCTACGCCTTCCGTAGTCTCGCGCTCCTCCTCGGACTGCGCGAGCATCCTCGGCTCGAGCTCGTCACCCTCCTTCCCTTACTTCCGCGGTTGGAAGTTCGATTTCGACAAGGATCTGAAGCCAAAGGTGAGATCTTGCGCGTTTCTGAATCATTCTTCGGTTGAGTTTAACTTTGTACGTGCACAGAAAACGGGAATCCGGATCCGGGTAGAGATTTCGTAACCATGTTGTTTCATTTGCGATTCCATCGTTGAGCAAAGGGATACATTAAACTTGGAAGAATGACTACTAGTTAACATTTCAAGGAGGAGAAGGGTTTAATTATGTTAGCCTTCAACTGATTTGTTCGCCAACTGGAAATTGGGCCTTTTTGTTTTACGCTTGAATCAGAAATTTTATACCGTTTAACTATTGGAGATTCTTATCGTTCTGCAGATATGCATAACAGCGAGCACCTCAGCCGGTTTAGAACAGATTGTACCTTGGTTATTTTATCACAAGGTCATCGGCGTGTCACATTTTTTTCTGTTTGTTGAAGGGAAGGCTGCAAAACCTCATGTTTCGGTTGTTCTCGAATCTATATCTGTAAGTTAACCACCAGTCTTTCTTTTTGGAGATCATAAGATGAATATTATTACTGATTGAAATGAtctagttaattttaatttttgtgagATTCTTTGATTCTATTCTTTTGATTTATATTTTGGCAGGGTGTCAAAGTCATATACAGAACTAAAGAACTTGAGGAGAAACAGGCAAAAAGGTCAGTTCATTCATTTATTATGTCTTCTTAAGTTCTTCATTCTTGAAAAAACACAAAATCAGTTAAAACTCACTATTTCCTTTGTCCTACACAACGATAATCAAAATTATTCTTGTGGGTGGAAGTATAACTGGTTCATTTCACCTAATATCTGAAACTAAAAACATAGAAATGAATATTTCCATCCATCAGTGGGAATTATCTAGCATCACTTATGCATACTCATTTAGAAGCTAGCCTTGCATCGTGATTTTGAAGCTCTGATGTTTTGTAATACAGTCGCATGCGCTCATGAAAATTATCCAGCCAGTCGGAACTTCATGAGCTGTAACTTTCAGACAACCTTTTAAGTTGAAATTCAGAAGATTTTTCTTTCAAATCTTTTAAGCTTTCGCAGAGTTGGCACAATAAACATACATCTTTTAACAATGGCAAACACAAAATGTAGCATCATGATATATTCTGAATGTGCTTTACTTGAAATCTTAGGATCAAATTAAATGCAGTAGAAACTCATCAGCAAATGTAatagtatgtttttttttttttgtatccaCTAGTCTCTGACCTTTAGGCACATGTTTACATGATGTAAACTATAACATTTTTTAAGTATGAAGGTACCCCATCAAAGATTTTTGACATTTTTGGATGAATTATCTTTTCCTTGGATTTTCACACACCTAATAGAAACATCAATACCTGCTTCTTAAACTATCAACAGTTTGTGTCTTAGCAAATGTTCGCTTCACATGTTTTCTTAATGTGTGGTAAAATGTTGGATAAAATGCCTTTCGCTTCATTATGCAGCCGAATCTGGCACGAAACTTGGTTGGCAAACTTCTTTTACAAGCCTTGTAATTATGAACTCTTTGTCAAGCAATCACTCAACATGGAAATGGCAATACCAATGGCACGGGTATGAGAGCTTCTGTTGCTATTTCAACATTTTGCAGAATTGCATGACCAGGCATTAATTATTTATGTGCCAAAATTTGTTGTGTTTGTTTAACAATTATATTTTTGGAAGGACTTGAACTTCTTTTAATTATATAGATAACTAAATTTTGCCCCTTTCTATCACTAACTTGATTAATTCTTCATGAAGGATGCTGGTATGGATTGGATTATTCATCTCGACACAGATGAGTTAATGCATCCAGCAGGTGCAAAGGAATACTCTCTTACTCAATTGCTTTCTGATGTTCCTGCCAATGTTGACATGGTTATCTTTCCAAATTATGTATGTAAACTTTTGTACTTGTAATAGAATATGATGTTTTATTGCATGTTTGataccctttttttttttgctccagGAAAGCAGTGTTGAGAGGAATGACATCAAAGATCCTTTCAGTGAGGTATATGACTTATTGTCCTTTACTTCTTCCTTTAAaccaaggagcataacatatcacatAGTGTGCACTCCAATATCAGTCTATACTTGTTAAACAATCTCCTTATCAATACCTATCAATTCTTCTGGATTAAATCTATGTATTTACACCATTAATTTTCAGAACTTCCCCTAGTTTATAGACCAGATTTCTATTATCCATTACTAGGAGAACCACTCTTCATTTTCTACTCTCCTATTCATCACTATACCATTTAACAGCCCTTTATGCTCAAGATTTTTCCAAGCTTCATAAAAGCTTTCTTGATGAAACAATATCAAGGAGGGTATTAATTTTGATTCTTATGGTCTGGTGTGGTCTTTCTATTAAAATACAGTTTGGGATGATTCCCTAGTTATCTGATGATGCCTCTAATGGTTTTCTCAGCTAAAACTTCATCTATTGCAAATGAAAAAACTTCAGGAACCATACCAGTTCATACTGTGTTCTTTCTCCACAGGTATCTATGTTCAAAAAGAATTATGATCATCTACCAAAAGAGACTTACTTTGGTATGTATAAAGAGGCCACACGTGGTAATCCCAATTACTTCCTTACATATGGAAATGGGAAATCAGCTGCACGGATTCAAGACAATCTTCGGCCAAATGGTGCACATAGATGGCATAATTACATGAAGCCCCCAACGTAAGATGACGTTTCCTTGCATACGATCGCACAACACTCTTGCTTTTGCTGTCGTATATGTTTAGATCAGATAATGGACCATAATATTTCCCAAAACATTCAGGACTTTATTGACAATCTATGTTttgtactctttttttttttttttcctttttggcaATCCAAACAGTAACCCTCATAAAGATCCCTTTCCTTATAGTGAGATCAAATTAGAGGAGGCTGCTGTACTGCATTACACATATTCCAAGTTCTCTGATTTGACATCCCGACATGATCGGTGTGGTTGTAAGCCAACCAAGGAGGATGtcaagagatgcttcatgttagaTTTTGATAGAGCGGTATGTGTTTACCATTGCATTTACTTCTTTAATCGTAAGAGGTGATTATGAGAATGCTCACGTATTGCGAGAAATTACTTTGCTTgttccttttccttttttgttgATGAAGAATGCTGGTTTTTGCAAGATCATTGGCCACTCTACTTCATTTATCTGTAGACAGCTTATttgtagttttagtttcttttgttttcttttgattGTTAACCAACAGGTTATAATAACCATAACTTGTATATCCTTGCTCATTACTTTATCTTTGTAAATTTCTCGAGCAGTTGTAAACCATTTATGATATATCTAGCTCACTTGGTTTCCATATACCAAGGGCTTCGGTACTTCCCACCAAATCATGTTTACAAAAATTGTAATTACAATGGAAGAGCATGCATTTCCTGTATATtagatttttatattaaaaaatgtgATAATTGTTTTTATATTTTGGAACAATGATTTGTAAAGATTATCAATCAAGATCTGGGTAACTAAAATGAAGTGACTAAAGAGGTTATATGGTATGACTGTATgccttttataaatttatatcagAAGTTAAACATGTAAAGAGTTTGTTTCATGGTAGTGGATAGCTCCAGAAAGAATATTCAAACTGGTAGTCTGATGGTTACTGATTATTTgaggatttattgaaaaatgaataaaaaattgTGTTTCATGCATTATAAGTTGTTGGACAAAATGATAAGAGAAAATAGGTTAAGATAGTATGGAAATGTCAAAGATAATCATTAGGTTTTATAATTATATACATTGGAGATGAAGGTGCAAGGAGTAGAAAAGGAATTTAAAACCAAGTGATTTAAGAGGTTGAATATTATTAGTGGGATaaaggcttgattgttgttgcttgttgttgtaaTATTGTTAATGATTTACCCTCGCATAAAGTTCCACAACTGCTTTATTTGTCTATACAAGTATTTTTGCAAATTGAACTAAGTAGCAGCCATCCTGTTTTCATTCAGGCTTTCATCATTGCATCAACTGCTACCGAAGAAGAAATGTTGCATTGGTAAGTTTCTTAGCTTTCAAACTGAGTTTTATAAGAATGTATGAAAATAATCAATTTGTTAGTGACCCAAATCTCAAAACCTATTACAACTTTAGATGATATAATGGAGAAAATAAATTATGAATTGTACAGAAGCTGTTCAATGATGTTTTATAAATTTTGTAGTCAACTAGTTGAATCAATCAAGTTAAAGGGTGTGAGACTACTTATGATAATTAAAAGAGATCTGAGTGGAGTGAGCATGATATTTGTCGACATACATTGTAGTCAAGGTGAACGTGCAACCTTTTCTTACAAGCGGGGAAACATGAGTTGTTTTTGTTGTATAACCCACTAATTGATCATTGCAGTGCTAATTCTAGCATCTACCCTAGGATAAATTGCTTATGGATtaattgatatttgagttttgaagCGAGATAATCGAGCTGAAACCACCCCATCCTGTATGAAAGTGTAGAGAGTGATCAATTTATGTTCATTGTCTGAAACTCCATTCTCCAATTGTCTTGATCAACTATCGATTGGATTAGTTAGTGCACGTTAAGATTATCCTAGCATGAAGACCAAAATGTAGAAACCGAAAGCAATGGGCACATACTTGCTAGGAAATGAACTCATTGTCATGCTGGAATGCACTAATGGTCTGAGCTAATAGACAGTATCGAGTGCAGAATGTGTGCCTTTTAACTTTCTTATTTTTGCTAATATTTTGCAATATTCCTGTATCAATCCTTTCTTAGGATCAGGTGCAAGCAGATtgatgaaaaaaaatgtttgaataaGAATAATTCTGAAATGCATTGATTAATGTtcaataatctttttttttttgtacatagtTCACATGATTCAATGTTTGTTTTGCACTTGTCCCCCGGGGCTTGGCCTGATGATAAGTGGACAAACGAGTTTCCCAAGCAATGAGGATTCAATTTCCACACCGTGCAACTAAACAAACGCCTGCGGCGCTTGAACCACTCGTGGTGCCGAGTCATTCCCCGTGGCCCATTTGCACTTCCCGGATTAACCCGATGACCTGTGGGAAAATTCTATAGGAccgggccggccacttctaggtGAATGAAAGGTAGAAATACCTGGACACCTGGGCATATAGAATGTTTGTTTTGCACTTTCTTGGCTTATGTAAACCTATTTGGTAGGGAGATGGATACTTTTTACTAGTGCATTTGCCAAGATAAGATTCGAAGCTTCATCTCTTTGCAGTAAAATGTGAAATCATTTGTTTTTTGTAGGTACGATGAACACGTTGTATGGACTGACAAGCAGCTAAATCTGAAACTCCTCAGGAAGGGCATCTTGACACGCATATATGCACCAATGGTAACTGACTACATTCTGTATCGTTTATGGTGTTAGTCACTAAATTCCTAATGAATATCTGCTCGGTCGCTAAGTTTTTCCTCACCCACGCCAAATTTCTCGTGTGTTTGAAGGCCATCATCCAATCTCTGAGGGAGAATGGTGTTTTGAGTTCTGCAATTGCATCTTCTAAACAAAAACTCAACTCAACTGCCGGTATTCCTCAAGGCAAATCCGATGCTCTTCCAGATTCAATTGACAGTCCATCTAAATTTCAAGCAACTGCAAGGAAGATGATGGAGATCTCTGGTGGCGGCATGGAGAGTGCAATCCCACCACAGTCGCCCCCGTGCCTGGATGATTTTATCGCAAAAACATGAAATGACATCGGACTCCATTGCTTTCTCCGGTTCATATGTTTCAAGAACTTGGAAATCCTTTAGAGTTTAGtgaagctaggaattcaatagAGAAGAATATTTTGAGGCTGTGACTctttaaccttttttttttcttttggttttcatATACATGTAGAACAGTTGGTAGATTTAGAAGATCAGTAATATTACCTTCTACGCTTGTTAGATTTAACAAGTTTTTATTATGTATTATCGAATCCATCGAGTTACTTATTTTTTTGTATAGAAATTATTGCCATTGTATCTCAATGATCCAAATAATATCATAAAAACCAAATTTATTAGCCAATTGATATCAAGATATTGTTACTCTTAAGCATCTCACATGATCCACAACAACAGCACATCATTAATTATTATCTGACATGAATATGGGAATACAATTTAAAGAGAAAAATGCCCAAATTTTTAATCATCCCTGTCAACAACGAGAATAATGAACTAATCTAAATCGCCATTCCCCTTCACTTTTTGAGTTTCTGGTACTGGATCTTCTACTAATCTCATCTGCCAGGAACTATGGCATTGCCTGACTCTACAATTGGATTATGTACTCTCTATTTGTTAGATCTTGGCCTTCTTTTGTTTGACAGGGAAATCATCGTCATCACTATCaactcttcttcttgctttagCATCTCCATTCTTGGATTGAGGTAGAGGTTTCTTGGAGCTCTCTGGTCTGTCCTGCTTGGGTTTAATAGGTGTACCCAATCTCTGCTGTGACTGCCTCTTCAACTTCCTATCGTATGCCTTTTTCGCTCTTTCAGGGGACAACAAGCCATGTTCCATCATCCTGTAAGTTGGAGATGAATTGGAGAATTACAACAATTAAAACTGCATACTGACATTAAACCCACTTCTAACTAGTAATAAAGTAAGAGAAAAAAACAGATTGAGGATGATATGGATGACTTCTAAACTATACTAGAACAAAAGATGTAACATGAATATGCTCAAGTTTTATGTAAAAGTGAGTAGTAGATGCAGCCGAATATTGGATAAAACAATGCACAAAATGATAAGTGTAGAAACATATTACTAAACAAAAACAATTGTATTGCGTCTCAGATGTTTGATTAAAGAATACATGAAGTTGCATGGGATATCTATCACCACTTATGCAAAAAGTTGGTGTACTACTGAAGAAAGGAGCTCAGAAGCAAATAAACAGGCATAGTAACGGGAGAAGAATCTTACCAGAATTGTGCCATTTCACTTGATGGAATTTGTTTCGACAGTGATTCGTAGAATATCCTCAAGGGTTCTCTCTGTATGAAAAAATACCGAAGGAAATATTCAGCCGACTGCAAGTTACGACAAAGCATAATTGGATGTTTCCAAATCACAAACCTCTTCAGGAGGATCATACTTCTGGCCAGGCAAAGAATATACTTTCTTCTCGGTTTTGGCTCTGGTTTTGGTTTTCGTCACAGTTTTGGAGGCACTGGATGCGGTTGTTGCTATTTTGACCTACACATTGgttgaaatcaaatatttaacaaattaaatagaGAAGAAACTCTGTATAGCGGATAGGAATGGAGAAGCTTGTGGAGTTGAAATCAATAAATTCCGATGAATCAAACTGAAGGGAAACAAAGGGAAGAAACAGATCTGAAGATAAGCCAAGATCTGGATCGCGGTCACCCAATTGAACACTTTGCTTTATGAACTTATACCTCGATCGAAGAATAAAACCAACGAGGTGAAAGGAGATGAGATCTTCGACagaatccaaatccaaatccaaaaccAAAACCAGACTAATTAGGCAATCGCAATTAAGCAAATCAAACTCGAGATCATACGAACTCCCACAGCCGATCCCAATCTCCCGTTGAAAAAAAGAGAGATCTGTACCTCGGACTTCACAGCCACCGTCGCAGATTTCGGCCTGACGACCGTAGTCGTTTTCCCCGAAGCTTCGATCTTCTTCTTCGTATCCAACGCCGAGACGCCTTTCCCCTCACCTCCGCCGCTCTCTTTCTTGACCTTCCCGGCCAAAGGCTTGGCCGCACCGGCCCTCCCCCCTCCGGTCGTTGCCACCGCCGAAGACATAATTAACCGGATCGTCCAATCCAGCACCCAAACTTCACCAACTATCCCTTTTGTGCCCGATCAAAGAATCCGGAACCAGGAATTTCTCCAATCCCCTTCTCCCTCTGCCGCAGCCGCCGTCGCTTTGGCGGAGTCGAGTGAGTATAAATAGAGGAAAGAATCTTCCTACTCCCCTCGTGGCATTTTCGTCATTTCACCTCTCCGTAAATTTCTAACAGATTCCGTTAAAAACtatcaaaatatataaaataatgtattgaataatattataaattaactaaaacaaagaaatagatctattattattattattattattattaaatctgcagctaattaattaattaattaattataaatcttCTTGTGGCCTTCCCTGCTCCAGGCTCAGGCTCTGGTTCTCCTTCCTCTTCGGGTCCTTAAGAACAATGCGCTTCCAGTACCAATGCCTCTCCCAGAGCTCCGCCATCTCCTCGATCGGCACCTGCTTCGTCTCGGGGAGAAGCAAGATGATGAAGAGGGACATGATGATGATGAGAGCAGCAAAGAGGACGAAGACGCCCCATCGGAGGCGGCAGAGCATGGCGAGGAAGCACTGGGCGATGGCGGCAGTGAAGAACATGTTGACGCACACCACGATGCTTTGGCCTGCCGACCTCGTCTCCAAGGGAAATATTTCACTGGGGACCAGCCACCCGAGGGGCCCCCACGACCAACCGTAGGCCACCACGAAGGCGCAGATGGCGATGACTAGGACGATCGCCAGGTCTCTGGGGAGCATCGCGCCGTCGCCGAGCTTCAGAACAAGGATGGCGGCGACCACCACCATGCAGGAAATCATCTGTATTCCGGCTTCGATGAACAGGAATCTCCTCCCCAGGCGATCCACCAGGAGCATCGACACCAGGGCCCCCAGCACGAGCATCGACCCGCTGAGGATGTTGGAGTAGAGGGAAGCGCTGGAGCCCATGCCCAAGCTCTGGAACATCACCGGCGCGTAGAACAAGATCGAGTTCTGACCGGAGAGCTGCTGGAACGCCGGGATGCAGAGCGCGCCGATCACCAGCTGCGGCCGGTTCCGCGGCTTGAGGAGGTTGCGGAACGGGTGCTTCACCGCCCGCGCCGCCTCGCTCGCCTCCCTCAGATCCTCGAACTCCGCGTCCACCTTGGAGGTCCCCCTCACCTTCTCCAGAACCCGCCTCGCCTCCTCCAGTCTGCCCTGCTCGACGAGGCTGTTGGGGGTTTCCGGGAGGAAGAGGCCGCCGAGGAACATCAGCGTCGCGGGGAGCGTGGCGAGGCCGAGGGAGAGGCGCCACCCCCAAGGGTGGATCTTTTCGGTAAAGTAGTTGATGAAATCGGCGACGAGGACGCCGAGGCAGGTGGTGAGCTGGAAGAGCTGGTTGACGGCGCCGCGGATCTTGGGGGGCGCGATCTCGGAGAGGTAAAGGGGGACGGCCTGATTGCCGAAGCCGATGCCGACCCCGAGAAGGATGCGGCCGGCGATGAGCATGGGGATGTTGACTGCGGCGGCGTTGATGGAGCCGCCGAGGAAGAAGCTGACGGATCCGAAGAGGATGGAGGCAGTGCGGCCGCGGCGGCGGGTGAGGAAGGAAGCTGCGAAGGTGGAGAAAAGGGCGGCGATGTACAAGGCCGAGGTGAAGAGGGTGAGCACCTGGTCGTCGTACTTGCAGTAGTCCGTCTCGTGGAGGTGCTCCTGCTTCCGGCGGTACACCGCCGGGAAGAACACCACCAAGAAATCGTCCATCGACGTCACTCCACCtgatcaaattcaaattcaaatccaAATCAATCGATAAAACAAATcttctttaatttcaa contains:
- the LOC121998773 gene encoding glycosyltransferase-like At2g41451 gives rise to the protein MAGLDAVHRNQAFSSRLLLFLTTLSMTLAALAFVLQWRGGVDDPASRWLAADAHGFPGMDNSPLSSLDSSTPSVVSRSSSDCASILGSSSSPSFPYFRGWKFDFDKDLKPKICITASTSAGLEQIVPWLFYHKVIGVSHFFLFVEGKAAKPHVSVVLESISGVKVIYRTKELEEKQAKSRIWHETWLANFFYKPCNYELFVKQSLNMEMAIPMARDAGMDWIIHLDTDELMHPAGAKEYSLTQLLSDVPANVDMVIFPNYESSVERNDIKDPFSEVSMFKKNYDHLPKETYFGMYKEATRGNPNYFLTYGNGKSAARIQDNLRPNGAHRWHNYMKPPTEIKLEEAAVLHYTYSKFSDLTSRHDRCGCKPTKEDVKRCFMLDFDRAAFIIASTATEEEMLHWYDEHVVWTDKQLNLKLLRKGILTRIYAPMAIIQSLRENGVLSSAIASSKQKLNSTAGIPQGKSDALPDSIDSPSKFQATARKMMEISGGGMESAIPPQSPPCLDDFIAKT
- the LOC121998774 gene encoding uncharacterized protein LOC121998774, producing MSSAVATTGGGRAGAAKPLAGKVKKESGGGEGKGVSALDTKKKIEASGKTTTVVRPKSATVAVKSEVKIATTASSASKTVTKTKTRAKTEKKVYSLPGQKYDPPEEREPLRIFYESLSKQIPSSEMAQFWMMEHGLLSPERAKKAYDRKLKRQSQQRLGTPIKPKQDRPESSKKPLPQSKNGDAKARRRVDSDDDDFPVKQKKAKI
- the LOC121998772 gene encoding sugar transport protein 14-like is translated as MGGGMVGGGVGKRAELYEGRITSYFLLACVIGSLGGSLFGYDLGVSSGVTSMDDFLVVFFPAVYRRKQEHLHETDYCKYDDQVLTLFTSALYIAALFSTFAASFLTRRRGRTASILFGSVSFFLGGSINAAAVNIPMLIAGRILLGVGIGFGNQAVPLYLSEIAPPKIRGAVNQLFQLTTCLGVLVADFINYFTEKIHPWGWRLSLGLATLPATLMFLGGLFLPETPNSLVEQGRLEEARRVLEKVRGTSKVDAEFEDLREASEAARAVKHPFRNLLKPRNRPQLVIGALCIPAFQQLSGQNSILFYAPVMFQSLGMGSSASLYSNILSGSMLVLGALVSMLLVDRLGRRFLFIEAGIQMISCMVVVAAILVLKLGDGAMLPRDLAIVLVIAICAFVVAYGWSWGPLGWLVPSEIFPLETRSAGQSIVVCVNMFFTAAIAQCFLAMLCRLRWGVFVLFAALIIIMSLFIILLLPETKQVPIEEMAELWERHWYWKRIVLKDPKRKENQSLSLEQGRPQEDL